One Mycolicibacterium goodii genomic region harbors:
- a CDS encoding fumarylacetoacetate hydrolase family protein — MKLRRVRTAAGLRVESLDAEGNWVPHDDVTPLGGRVFDADWLAAAADRQLRGSPHLLPFQPVSFRDFMLYEQHNIDAARGLIRRFHPGLYRITSTFERFTGRPVPQFKPKPLFYRQPIYYMSNAQTFVPTGTPVPVPDYSHALDFELEIGFVLAAPLFDATPAEATAAIGAFVVLNDFSARDVQRAEMTSGFGPQKSKHFASSMSDTAVTADEILPRIDALTGSVAINGEIIGTVDSAGMQHSLGDVLAHASRSEPLYPGELFGTGTLPGGSGMETGHWLRPGDTLTLILDDIGRVEHTIR; from the coding sequence GTGAAACTACGCCGTGTCCGCACTGCAGCCGGCCTGCGTGTGGAATCCCTTGACGCTGAGGGGAACTGGGTCCCCCATGACGATGTCACACCACTCGGCGGACGCGTGTTCGACGCCGACTGGCTGGCCGCGGCGGCCGATCGTCAACTGCGGGGCAGCCCGCATCTGCTGCCGTTCCAGCCGGTGTCGTTCCGCGACTTCATGCTCTACGAGCAGCACAACATCGACGCCGCGCGCGGTCTGATCCGGCGCTTCCATCCCGGGCTGTACCGCATCACGTCGACGTTCGAGCGGTTCACCGGACGCCCGGTGCCACAGTTCAAACCGAAGCCGCTGTTCTATCGGCAGCCGATCTACTACATGTCGAACGCGCAGACGTTCGTGCCGACCGGTACACCCGTGCCGGTTCCGGACTATTCGCACGCGCTGGATTTCGAGCTCGAGATCGGCTTCGTTCTGGCAGCGCCGCTGTTCGACGCCACACCCGCCGAGGCGACCGCTGCCATAGGGGCGTTCGTGGTGCTCAACGACTTCAGCGCCCGCGACGTCCAACGCGCCGAGATGACCAGTGGGTTCGGCCCGCAGAAATCGAAGCACTTCGCGAGTTCGATGTCGGACACCGCCGTCACGGCCGACGAGATCCTGCCGCGCATCGACGCCCTGACGGGGTCGGTCGCCATCAACGGCGAGATCATCGGCACGGTGGACAGCGCGGGCATGCAGCACAGCCTCGGTGACGTGCTGGCGCACGCGTCGCGTTCCGAACCGCTCTATCCGGGTGAACTCTTCGGCACCGGGACGCTGCCGGGCGGCAGCGGCATGGAGACCGGACACTGGTTGCGCCCCGGCGACACGCTGACGTTGATCCTCGACGACATCGGTCGCGTCGAACACACGATCCGCTAA
- a CDS encoding alpha/beta fold hydrolase, protein MSTPTAPRTVAVDGVRSPVLVAGPDGSEAGREAVVFVHGNNAGAPWDPLPGRVSQFSRVVVPEMPGFGAADKPAQWPYTVAAYAQHLNGILEQLGVEHAHLVAHDFGGPWALAWAADHLDSVASITLINAPVVIDHLAAKLWRIPVVAEALWRITPPAVLRQALARNDPGLPGDAVDRIAAHMLAPGTPSAVLRLYRTTGPDAVAPYVERLAGFDRNVLIMWGTEDRYVPFTQTEEYRRIFAHCEIHAVAGAGHWPWLEQPDTVAGYLLNFLRRLPRKAT, encoded by the coding sequence ATGAGTACGCCCACCGCACCGCGAACCGTCGCGGTGGACGGCGTGCGGTCACCGGTGCTGGTGGCGGGTCCGGACGGGTCCGAAGCCGGTCGCGAAGCTGTGGTGTTCGTGCACGGCAACAACGCCGGCGCCCCGTGGGATCCACTGCCGGGGCGGGTCTCCCAGTTCAGCCGGGTTGTCGTGCCGGAGATGCCCGGTTTCGGCGCGGCCGACAAACCGGCGCAGTGGCCGTACACGGTCGCGGCGTACGCGCAGCATCTCAACGGCATCCTCGAGCAGCTCGGTGTCGAACACGCGCATCTGGTGGCCCACGACTTCGGCGGGCCTTGGGCGCTGGCGTGGGCCGCCGACCATCTCGACTCCGTCGCGAGCATCACGCTGATCAACGCACCGGTGGTGATCGATCACCTCGCGGCCAAGCTGTGGCGCATCCCGGTGGTGGCCGAGGCCCTGTGGCGGATCACGCCACCGGCCGTCCTACGGCAGGCGCTGGCCCGCAACGACCCGGGACTGCCCGGCGACGCGGTCGACCGCATCGCCGCGCACATGCTGGCCCCGGGCACTCCGTCTGCCGTCCTCAGGCTGTACCGCACAACCGGGCCGGATGCCGTTGCCCCCTACGTGGAACGACTCGCGGGGTTCGACCGCAACGTCCTGATCATGTGGGGGACCGAGGACCGCTATGTGCCGTTCACGCAGACCGAGGAGTATCGGCGGATCTTCGCGCACTGCGAGATCCACGCCGTCGCCGGTGCGGGTCACTGGCCGTGGCTCGAACAGCCCGATACGGTGGCCGGGTATCTGTTGAACTTCCTGCGTCGTTTACCGCGAAAGGCCACGTGA
- a CDS encoding hemolysin family protein, with product MSSPLAVVAVTVALIAASAFFVAAEFALIAARRHRLEDAAAQSRSARAALRSASELSVLLAGSQLGITVCTLALGAVTKPAVHHWLTPLIRNWGAPMWLADAAGFVLALVIVTFLHLVVGEMAPKSWAIAHPEKSATMLAVPMRAFMWFTRPLIVTLNRLANWCLRKVGVEPVDQVSTGQDPEALRHLVEHSATVGTLDARYHGHLVSALELEALTVGDVANPDPNPSSVSPNATPAQIQDESRRTGHLRLLVRGNGNARPVEGVVHVRDTVNAADGTAATDLMRPVLTLDASTPAYSALQTMRETRSHLAVIQRDGCISGLITLTDVLARLLPTGPDRRVGL from the coding sequence ATGAGTAGCCCCCTGGCGGTGGTGGCGGTGACGGTCGCGCTGATCGCCGCGAGCGCCTTCTTCGTCGCCGCGGAGTTCGCACTCATCGCCGCCCGCAGGCACCGCCTGGAGGACGCGGCGGCTCAAAGCCGTTCGGCACGAGCGGCGTTGCGGTCGGCCTCAGAGCTTTCCGTCCTGCTGGCCGGATCACAGCTCGGCATCACCGTCTGCACGTTGGCACTCGGCGCGGTGACGAAACCCGCTGTCCACCATTGGCTCACCCCGCTCATCCGGAACTGGGGCGCACCGATGTGGCTGGCGGATGCGGCCGGCTTCGTACTCGCGTTGGTCATCGTCACCTTCCTGCATCTCGTCGTCGGTGAGATGGCGCCGAAATCCTGGGCCATCGCCCACCCGGAGAAGTCGGCCACCATGCTCGCCGTGCCCATGCGAGCGTTCATGTGGTTCACCCGCCCGTTGATCGTGACACTGAACCGCCTGGCCAACTGGTGCCTGCGCAAGGTGGGCGTCGAGCCCGTCGATCAGGTCAGCACCGGCCAGGATCCAGAGGCGCTGCGCCATCTCGTCGAGCATTCGGCGACCGTTGGCACCCTCGACGCGCGCTACCACGGCCACCTGGTCAGCGCGTTGGAACTGGAGGCGCTGACCGTCGGAGATGTCGCCAACCCCGATCCGAATCCCAGCAGTGTGTCCCCGAACGCCACCCCGGCGCAGATCCAGGACGAGTCACGCCGCACCGGGCACCTGCGCCTGTTGGTACGCGGCAACGGCAACGCGCGACCCGTCGAAGGGGTCGTGCACGTACGCGACACGGTCAACGCCGCGGACGGTACCGCGGCAACCGACTTGATGCGGCCGGTGCTCACACTGGATGCCTCCACGCCCGCCTACTCGGCCCTGCAGACCATGCGGGAGACCCGCAGCCATCTGGCGGTCATCCAGCGTGATGGCTGCATCAGCGGTCTGATCACCCTGACGGACGTCCTGGCCCGCCTGTTGCCCACAGGGCCGGACCGACGCGTAGGGTTGTAG
- a CDS encoding hemolysin family protein, translating into MLTGLGIGLGVAVVLAITALTGYFVAQEFAFMAADRSRLKAAAESGDQGASRALAVTRRTSFMLSGAQLGITVTGLLVGYVAEPLIGRGLGELLGGAGVPTGIGIAIGAVLAVAFSTVVQMVFGELFPKNLAIARPEPVARRLALSTNVYLAVFGWLIKLFDASSNLLLRALRIEPVHDVEHSATPRDLEHIVADSREAGELPQDLSTLLDRILDFPTRTTEHAMIPRSRVDVVHADEPAPAVLNRMAAGHTRYPVVGATPDDLVGVVHLHDLLAPDASTQTAATACRPAVIVPTTLPLPDTLRKLTEAGDEMALVIDEYGSFAGVLTIEDLAEELVGEIADEHDPDLTEIVPVDDGWLIRGDVALDEVGRTVGHDLPEGDYETLAGLVIAQFGGLPGVGDTVHIDLATDPADLLANHPPIARQLHAEVRTVEKRVPALIFVSLTTEEGDVHE; encoded by the coding sequence GTGCTGACCGGCCTCGGAATCGGACTCGGCGTCGCAGTGGTGCTGGCAATAACGGCGCTGACCGGCTATTTCGTCGCACAGGAATTCGCCTTCATGGCGGCGGACCGCTCGCGCCTCAAAGCGGCCGCGGAGTCCGGCGACCAGGGCGCCTCCCGGGCCCTTGCGGTGACACGGCGGACGTCGTTCATGCTTTCGGGCGCACAACTCGGGATCACCGTCACGGGACTTCTGGTGGGGTACGTGGCGGAGCCGTTGATCGGGCGCGGGCTGGGCGAGCTGCTCGGCGGCGCAGGTGTGCCCACCGGGATCGGCATCGCCATCGGCGCGGTGCTCGCGGTCGCCTTCTCCACTGTTGTGCAGATGGTCTTCGGTGAACTGTTCCCGAAGAACCTGGCCATCGCCCGGCCCGAGCCGGTGGCGCGACGACTGGCGCTGTCGACCAATGTCTACCTGGCAGTGTTCGGGTGGTTGATCAAACTGTTCGACGCGTCGTCCAACCTGCTGCTGCGCGCACTACGCATCGAACCGGTGCACGATGTCGAGCACTCCGCCACGCCGCGTGACCTCGAACACATCGTGGCCGATTCACGTGAGGCCGGCGAACTGCCGCAAGACCTGTCCACCCTGTTGGATCGGATCCTGGATTTCCCCACCCGCACCACCGAGCACGCGATGATTCCGCGCAGCCGCGTCGACGTCGTGCACGCCGACGAACCGGCACCGGCGGTGCTGAACCGGATGGCCGCAGGCCACACTCGTTATCCCGTCGTCGGCGCGACCCCCGACGACCTGGTCGGTGTGGTGCACCTGCACGACCTGCTCGCACCGGACGCTTCCACGCAGACCGCCGCGACAGCCTGCCGACCGGCGGTGATCGTGCCGACCACCCTGCCGCTGCCCGACACACTGCGCAAACTCACCGAAGCCGGTGACGAGATGGCGCTCGTCATCGACGAGTACGGCAGTTTCGCGGGCGTCCTGACCATCGAGGATCTGGCAGAAGAACTCGTCGGCGAGATCGCCGACGAGCACGACCCCGATCTGACCGAGATCGTTCCCGTCGACGACGGCTGGCTCATCCGCGGCGACGTCGCTCTCGACGAAGTCGGCCGCACCGTCGGACACGATCTGCCCGAGGGCGATTACGAGACCCTCGCGGGCCTGGTCATCGCGCAATTCGGCGGGCTGCCCGGTGTCGGCGACACCGTTCACATCGATCTCGCGACCGATCCGGCCGATCTCCTCGCGAACCATCCACCGATCGCACGACAGTTGCATGCGGAGGTCCGGACGGTCGAAAAGCGGGTTCCTGCACTGATATTCGTATCGCTCACCACAGAAGAGGGTGACGTCCATGAGTAG
- a CDS encoding DUF5994 family protein encodes MTPQQTRRSDQNTTVPAHTPRLRLKSKAPQSGYVDGAWWPHSDDLTAELPDLLAVLSVRLGRVDRVLYHLGAWAKAPRKLTTGGRAVRLDGYRLQPLNTIEVVGLDGGRGRVTLLVIPPRMDPEDAHTMMMTAAESGNTATVDGLLMISPRDRDWRAHASDARKHWEAGAGGNDATVGAGHR; translated from the coding sequence ATGACGCCGCAGCAGACACGCAGAAGCGATCAGAACACCACTGTGCCGGCGCACACGCCGCGATTGCGGTTGAAATCCAAGGCGCCACAAAGTGGATACGTCGACGGGGCATGGTGGCCACACAGCGATGACCTCACCGCGGAGCTGCCCGACCTGTTGGCGGTGCTATCAGTACGCCTCGGCCGGGTCGACCGCGTCTTGTACCACCTCGGTGCTTGGGCGAAAGCGCCACGCAAACTCACCACGGGAGGACGCGCGGTACGCCTGGACGGCTACCGTTTACAGCCGCTCAACACCATTGAGGTTGTCGGCCTAGATGGCGGCCGAGGCAGAGTGACCCTTCTGGTGATCCCGCCACGCATGGACCCAGAAGACGCCCACACCATGATGATGACCGCAGCCGAGTCCGGCAACACGGCCACCGTCGACGGGTTGCTCATGATCAGCCCGCGAGACCGCGACTGGCGCGCCCACGCATCCGATGCTCGGAAGCACTGGGAAGCAGGGGCCGGAGGCAACGACGCCACGGTCGGCGCGGGTCACCGGTAG
- the hrpA gene encoding ATP-dependent RNA helicase HrpA, with translation MSERQELRELRARLDGLTIRDAARLGRRLKNIREGDLGKHAEQLAQKIAEAEALVLTRQAAVPEITYPDLPVTQRRADIAKAITENQVVVVAGATGSGKTTQLPKICLELGRGIRGTIGHTQPRRLAARTVAQRIADELGTPLGGAVGYTVRFTDQASDATLVKLMTDGILLAEIQRDRRLLRYDTLILDEAHERSLNIDFLLGYLRELLPRRPDLKVIVTSATIEPERFSRHFDDAPIVEVSGRTYPVEIRYRPLEVPVPPSEDEDPDDPDHEIVRTEVRDPTEAIVDAVRELEAEPPGDVLVFLSGEREIRDTAEALKDLRNTEVLPLYARLPTAEQQKVFQPSHAGRRVVLATNVAETSLTVPGIRYVVDPGTARISRYSRRTKVQRLPIEPISQASAAQRAGRSGRTAPGVCIRLYSEEDFESRPRYTDPEILRTNLAAVILQMSALGLGDIENFPFLDPPEARSIRDGVQLLQELGAFDSSGALTETGRRLARLPLDPRIGRMILQADAEGCVREVLVLAAALSIPDPRERPSDREEAARQKHARFADEHSDFISYLNLWNYLREQRNELSGNAFRRMCRDEFLHYLRIREWQDLVGQLRSIARDIGIRESDEPADPVRIHAALTAGLLSHVGLREGDSRDYTGARNTKFVLAPGSVLTKKPPRWIVVADLVETSRLFGRIAARIEPEAVERVAGHLVQRSYSEPHWDARRGAVMAFERVTLYGLPLVPRRRVGYSQIDPAVSRELFIRHALVEGNWQTRHHFFRDNARLREEVEEMEERARRRDLLVGDDEIFALYDARIPANVVSARHFDAWWKKQRHKTPDLLTFTRDDLLRTDDAADHPDTWRAGDLELPLSYRYEPGAADDGVTVHVPVGVLARLGGENFAWQVPALREELVTALIKSLPKDLRRNFVPAPDTARAILPHIDPGAGSLLDAVQRELRRRSGILVPVDAFDLDKVPPHLRVTFAVENADGAEVARGKDIETLREQLAVPVARAVAEAVDDGLQRTGLRAWPEDLDELPRTVENVSGGHTVRGYPGFVDTGKTVDIRVFANPTERDAAMRPGLRRLLRLSVPSPVKAIERGLSTRTRLALNANPDGNLAQLLEDCADAAADTLLRESVWTRVGFTALAEQAAKELGPITQAAVTRVEKVLAAAHEVGVALPDKPPAAQADAVEDIRLQLDRLLPKGFVAATGIARLADLTRYVTAIARRLERLPHAISADRERMTRVHAVEDAYDDLVQALSPARAAAPDVTAIAWQIEELRVSLWAQQLGTPRPVSEQRIYKAIDAVAR, from the coding sequence GTGTCGGAACGTCAGGAACTGCGTGAGCTGCGTGCGCGTCTCGACGGACTGACAATCCGCGACGCGGCGCGACTCGGTCGTCGGCTCAAAAATATCCGCGAAGGCGACCTCGGCAAGCATGCCGAGCAGCTCGCGCAGAAGATCGCCGAGGCAGAGGCGCTGGTACTCACGCGACAGGCCGCGGTGCCCGAGATCACCTACCCCGACCTGCCGGTCACTCAGCGCCGCGCCGACATCGCCAAGGCGATCACCGAGAACCAGGTCGTCGTCGTGGCCGGTGCCACGGGGTCGGGCAAGACCACGCAGCTGCCCAAGATCTGTCTCGAACTCGGCCGCGGGATCCGCGGCACCATCGGCCACACACAGCCGCGAAGGCTCGCGGCGCGCACCGTCGCACAGCGCATCGCCGACGAACTCGGCACGCCGCTGGGCGGGGCCGTCGGCTACACCGTGCGGTTCACCGACCAGGCCAGCGATGCCACGCTCGTCAAACTCATGACCGACGGCATCCTGCTCGCCGAGATCCAGCGTGACCGCAGGCTGCTGCGCTACGACACCCTGATCCTCGACGAGGCCCACGAACGCAGCCTCAACATCGACTTCCTGCTCGGTTATCTGCGCGAACTGCTGCCGCGCCGCCCTGATCTCAAGGTGATCGTCACGTCGGCGACCATCGAACCCGAGCGCTTTTCACGCCACTTCGATGACGCGCCGATCGTCGAGGTCTCGGGACGCACCTATCCCGTCGAGATCCGTTACCGGCCACTGGAAGTCCCCGTGCCGCCATCCGAGGATGAGGATCCTGACGATCCCGACCACGAGATCGTGCGCACCGAGGTGCGCGATCCCACCGAGGCCATCGTCGACGCGGTCCGCGAACTCGAGGCCGAACCGCCCGGCGACGTACTGGTGTTCCTCTCCGGCGAGCGGGAGATCCGTGACACCGCAGAGGCTTTGAAGGATCTGCGGAACACCGAGGTGCTGCCGCTGTACGCACGGTTGCCCACCGCCGAGCAGCAGAAGGTGTTCCAGCCCAGCCACGCCGGCCGACGCGTCGTGCTGGCCACCAACGTCGCCGAGACGTCGCTGACCGTCCCGGGTATCCGCTACGTCGTCGACCCCGGCACCGCCAGGATCTCGCGTTACAGCAGGCGCACCAAGGTGCAGCGGCTGCCCATCGAGCCCATCTCGCAGGCCTCCGCCGCGCAGCGGGCAGGCCGGTCCGGGCGTACCGCGCCGGGTGTGTGCATCCGCCTGTACTCGGAGGAGGACTTCGAATCCCGGCCCCGGTACACCGATCCGGAGATCCTGCGGACCAACCTCGCCGCGGTGATCCTGCAGATGAGCGCGCTGGGCCTCGGCGACATCGAGAACTTCCCGTTCCTCGACCCACCGGAGGCCCGCAGCATCCGCGACGGCGTGCAGTTGCTGCAGGAGCTCGGTGCGTTCGACTCATCCGGTGCGCTCACCGAGACCGGACGGCGCCTCGCGCGCCTGCCGCTCGACCCGCGCATCGGCAGGATGATCCTTCAGGCCGACGCCGAAGGTTGCGTGCGTGAGGTCCTCGTGCTCGCGGCGGCGCTGTCCATCCCCGACCCGCGCGAACGTCCGTCGGACCGCGAGGAGGCAGCGCGGCAGAAGCATGCCCGCTTCGCCGACGAGCACTCCGACTTCATCTCCTACCTGAACCTGTGGAACTACCTGCGTGAGCAGCGCAACGAGTTGTCCGGCAACGCCTTCCGCCGGATGTGTCGCGATGAGTTCCTGCACTACCTGCGGATCCGGGAATGGCAGGACCTGGTGGGCCAGTTGCGCAGCATCGCCCGCGACATCGGGATCCGAGAGTCCGACGAGCCCGCCGATCCGGTCCGCATCCACGCCGCGCTCACCGCGGGCCTGCTGTCCCACGTCGGGCTGCGTGAAGGCGACTCCCGTGACTACACCGGTGCGCGCAACACGAAGTTCGTGCTCGCGCCGGGTTCGGTGCTCACGAAGAAGCCGCCACGATGGATCGTGGTGGCCGACCTCGTCGAGACCAGCAGGTTGTTCGGACGGATCGCGGCGCGGATCGAACCGGAGGCGGTGGAACGGGTCGCGGGGCACCTCGTGCAGCGCTCCTACAGTGAACCGCACTGGGATGCGCGCCGCGGCGCAGTGATGGCGTTCGAACGCGTGACGCTCTACGGCCTGCCGCTGGTCCCGCGCCGCCGGGTCGGCTACTCCCAGATCGATCCCGCGGTCAGCCGCGAGTTGTTCATCCGGCACGCCCTGGTCGAGGGCAACTGGCAGACCCGGCACCACTTCTTCCGCGACAACGCGCGCCTGCGCGAAGAGGTCGAGGAAATGGAGGAACGGGCCCGGCGCCGCGATCTGCTGGTCGGCGACGACGAGATCTTCGCGCTGTACGACGCGCGCATCCCCGCAAACGTCGTATCGGCCCGTCACTTCGACGCGTGGTGGAAGAAGCAGCGCCACAAGACCCCCGACCTCCTCACCTTCACGCGTGACGACCTGCTGCGCACCGACGACGCCGCCGATCACCCCGACACGTGGCGGGCCGGAGATCTGGAACTGCCCCTGAGCTACCGGTACGAACCCGGCGCCGCCGACGACGGGGTGACCGTGCACGTGCCGGTCGGTGTGCTCGCGCGCCTCGGCGGGGAGAACTTCGCATGGCAGGTACCGGCCCTGCGTGAGGAGCTCGTCACCGCGCTCATCAAGTCGTTGCCGAAAGACCTGCGCCGCAACTTCGTCCCCGCACCGGACACGGCGCGGGCGATCCTGCCGCACATCGATCCGGGGGCTGGTTCGCTGCTCGACGCGGTGCAGCGCGAACTGCGCAGGCGCAGCGGCATCCTGGTGCCTGTCGACGCCTTCGACCTGGACAAGGTGCCGCCGCATCTGCGGGTCACGTTTGCGGTCGAGAACGCCGACGGGGCCGAGGTGGCCCGCGGCAAGGACATCGAGACGCTGCGTGAGCAACTGGCGGTGCCGGTCGCCCGAGCGGTGGCCGAGGCCGTCGACGACGGGTTGCAGCGCACGGGGCTGCGGGCCTGGCCCGAGGATCTCGACGAGCTTCCCCGCACTGTCGAAAACGTCAGCGGTGGGCACACCGTGCGCGGGTATCCGGGCTTCGTCGACACCGGAAAGACCGTCGACATCCGGGTTTTCGCGAACCCGACCGAGCGGGACGCCGCGATGAGACCGGGGCTGCGGCGGCTGTTGCGGTTGAGCGTGCCGTCGCCGGTCAAGGCCATCGAGCGCGGCCTGAGCACCCGGACACGACTCGCGCTCAACGCGAACCCCGACGGCAACCTCGCGCAGCTGCTGGAGGACTGCGCGGATGCCGCGGCCGACACCCTGCTACGCGAGAGCGTCTGGACCCGCGTCGGCTTCACCGCGCTGGCCGAGCAGGCGGCCAAGGAACTCGGCCCCATCACACAGGCCGCGGTGACCCGCGTCGAGAAGGTGCTGGCCGCCGCGCACGAGGTCGGCGTGGCCCTACCCGACAAACCGCCTGCCGCTCAGGCCGACGCGGTCGAAGACATCCGTCTGCAACTGGATCGCTTGCTGCCCAAGGGTTTTGTCGCCGCGACCGGGATCGCCCGGCTCGCCGACCTGACGCGGTACGTGACCGCGATCGCGCGGCGACTCGAGCGGTTGCCGCACGCGATCAGCGCCGACCGGGAACGCATGACACGTGTGCACGCCGTGGAGGACGCCTACGACGATCTGGTCCAGGCCCTGTCGCCGGCACGCGCGGCAGCACCCGATGTCACCGCCATCGCCTGGCAGATCGAGGAACTGCGGGTGAGCCTGTGGGCACAGCAACTCGGCACGCCGCGCCCGGTGAGCGAGCAGCGCATCTACAAGGCCATCGACGCCGTCGCGCGTTAG
- a CDS encoding esterase family protein — protein MKPRFLSTLSHRVAAGAATMLMLTGLIATGPVPHAAAYSRDGLPVERLQVPSAAMGRDITVQFQGGGPHALYLLDGLRAQDDANGWDINTAAFEWFYQSGISVVMPVGGQSSFYTDWYRPAVGSAGTTTYKWETFLTRELPAWLAANRGVAPTGNAVVGLSMSGGAALNLATWYPQQFIFAGALSGFLNPSQGLWPTMIGFAMKDAGGYNSADMWGLANDPAWRRNDPMVNINRLVANNTAIWVYCGNGAPSDLDSAGDFGQLYSAQFLENITVNTNKEFQKRYLAAGGRNAVFNFPPNGTHAWAYWGAQLQAMKPDLLRVLGVGAPAPAPAAPAAPAPVPAVPAVPVAPGVPGVQGLPVAPAVPTAPVVGLPVTRPV, from the coding sequence GTGAAGCCCAGGTTCCTTTCCACGCTGTCACATCGTGTCGCGGCCGGCGCCGCGACGATGCTCATGCTGACGGGGCTGATCGCGACCGGCCCGGTTCCGCACGCGGCGGCCTATTCGCGCGACGGTCTGCCGGTCGAACGCCTTCAAGTGCCATCCGCGGCGATGGGCCGCGACATCACGGTTCAGTTCCAGGGCGGCGGGCCGCATGCCCTGTATCTGCTCGACGGACTGCGCGCGCAGGATGACGCCAATGGCTGGGACATCAACACCGCGGCATTCGAGTGGTTCTACCAGTCCGGCATCTCGGTGGTGATGCCCGTCGGCGGCCAGTCCAGCTTCTACACCGACTGGTATCGACCCGCGGTCGGCAGCGCGGGCACCACGACGTACAAGTGGGAGACGTTCCTCACCCGCGAACTTCCCGCATGGCTGGCGGCCAACCGAGGCGTCGCCCCGACGGGCAATGCGGTTGTCGGGTTGTCGATGTCCGGTGGAGCGGCGTTGAACCTGGCCACCTGGTACCCACAGCAGTTCATCTTCGCCGGTGCGCTGTCCGGGTTCCTCAACCCGTCACAAGGGTTGTGGCCCACCATGATCGGCTTCGCGATGAAGGACGCCGGGGGCTACAACTCGGCCGACATGTGGGGGCTGGCCAACGATCCCGCCTGGCGGCGTAACGACCCCATGGTCAACATCAACCGGCTGGTGGCCAACAACACCGCGATCTGGGTGTACTGCGGTAATGGCGCACCGTCGGATCTGGACTCCGCGGGCGATTTCGGCCAGCTCTACAGCGCACAGTTTCTGGAGAACATCACCGTCAACACCAACAAGGAGTTCCAGAAACGGTACCTGGCCGCCGGTGGCCGCAACGCGGTGTTCAACTTCCCGCCCAACGGAACCCACGCATGGGCGTACTGGGGTGCGCAGTTGCAGGCCATGAAGCCAGATTTGTTGCGGGTCCTCGGCGTCGGTGCCCCGGCCCCTGCTCCGGCCGCCCCTGCCGCACCCGCGCCCGTACCCGCGGTACCTGCCGTACCGGTGGCTCCCGGCGTCCCGGGTGTGCAGGGCCTACCCGTCGCCCCCGCGGTGCCGACGGCGCCGGTGGTGGGTCTGCCTGTGACCCGGCCGGTTTAA
- a CDS encoding FAD-dependent oxidoreductase, translated as MTPKRVVIAGLGDAGVLTAIRLAGRHDVVGVSVKPGLVSGQELGVRLARPDDWARDYWIPFHRFHGLDRVRTVHGALTGADLAARTITVTDAAGAERREPFDALVIATGVTNGFWRRPVLQSPDDVELGLREAHDRLSTATSVIVLGGGAAAVSSAANLAARWPGKRVALYFRGDEILPQHHRRTRRWITKRLDELNVELYPGHRAMVPEGFGCDTITADTVHFSTGQPPACADAVLWAIGRVTPNTDWLPRDILDDDGFVRVTPQLQVPGVPGVFAVGDVAATDELRSSARNRADALAAHNVAAFFTGRRMRAYRPPGRRWGSVLGPQLDGLDVFAPNGFRFHFPAWSIRRVLQPWIVRRGIYRGVRDEVPTGRYPG; from the coding sequence GTGACGCCCAAGCGTGTGGTCATCGCGGGGCTGGGGGACGCCGGTGTGCTGACCGCGATCCGGTTGGCCGGCCGTCATGACGTGGTCGGGGTGTCCGTCAAGCCGGGGCTGGTCAGCGGTCAGGAACTCGGCGTCCGCCTGGCCCGACCCGACGATTGGGCGCGCGACTACTGGATCCCGTTCCACCGGTTCCATGGTCTCGATCGGGTGCGCACCGTGCACGGTGCGCTGACCGGGGCCGACCTTGCGGCGCGCACGATCACAGTGACCGATGCGGCAGGGGCCGAACGTCGCGAGCCCTTCGATGCGCTGGTCATCGCCACCGGCGTCACCAACGGCTTCTGGCGTCGCCCCGTCCTGCAGTCGCCCGATGACGTGGAGCTGGGATTGCGCGAGGCCCACGACCGGCTGTCGACGGCGACGTCGGTGATCGTGCTCGGTGGTGGAGCGGCGGCGGTGAGCAGCGCCGCCAACCTGGCGGCCCGCTGGCCTGGTAAGCGGGTGGCGCTGTACTTCCGGGGCGACGAGATCCTGCCGCAGCACCATCGGAGGACGCGTCGATGGATCACGAAACGGCTCGACGAACTCAATGTCGAGCTGTATCCCGGCCACCGGGCGATGGTGCCGGAGGGTTTCGGATGCGACACGATCACCGCGGACACGGTGCACTTCAGCACCGGGCAGCCACCCGCGTGCGCCGACGCGGTGCTGTGGGCGATCGGCCGTGTCACACCCAACACCGACTGGTTGCCACGAGACATCCTCGACGACGACGGGTTCGTCCGGGTCACCCCACAACTGCAAGTGCCCGGCGTGCCAGGAGTTTTCGCGGTCGGAGATGTCGCGGCGACCGATGAGTTGCGGTCATCGGCACGCAACCGCGCCGACGCTCTGGCGGCCCACAACGTCGCCGCATTCTTCACCGGCAGACGGATGCGTGCCTACCGACCACCCGGCCGCCGATGGGGTTCGGTGCTCGGACCACAACTCGACGGCCTGGATGTGTTTGCGCCCAACGGTTTCCGGTTTCACTTCCCCGCGTGGTCGATCCGGCGGGTACTGCAACCGTGGATCGTGCGACGCGGCATCTACCGCGGCGTGCGGGACGAGGTTCCCACTGGTCGATACCCCGGTTAA